CCTTTTTTTCGTCTGCTGGTAACATGTTTCTTGTGCTTTTGTAGTCATGTAATTAGTTAATTTACATATGAATTTCGCAccttaaaaaacataaagtCCGATACAACTATTGATAACCATTTTGGTTATGGAAAATGCTAGTGGAGTCTCTTAAAGTTATCACTCAAAATTATcgctcttaattttttttttacttaatggttaagaaagtaattattaatgaagttgtgtatttttttaatgattaaggatattaaaaaaattattgaaaagaaaatgaaagaaaaaataaaatttgaaatacacTAGCGGCATGCCTTGTAAGATGAGAGAAAGTAATGCATACACAGATAGACTGACTGTATTGGAGTAggtttttgaaatttgatgCGTTACCTATTGAAAGattcatatatttatagagTTGTAGTTACAAAAGAATTTAGCTTTACAAGGATATCCAACAAACTCTCTTAAGAGACGTTACAATTCAAATTTCAAGTATTCAAAAATTCTGTTTTGACATTGCTGCATATTCAGCAAAGCAGTAACCACTGGGCGGCTAGCACTATCATTTGGCTATACAAGGATAAATTGAGGATGCTATACTCAACTATGGAACTATATCTGATCTAAGGCTGGTTCAACGACCATAAGGGTGGCCGCTCAATAGTCCTTGGGTTACTCTTCAAGTGGTTTGACATGTACTAGGCATAAGCTATTAGTAATAGCTGTCTAAGAATTCATTGAATTTCTTAGTGGGATTGGGGTCTCTAAGTTATGGCTCAAACTTGACTTGAGGGAGTGCTTGCGGGTTGCGGCTTCTCACAGTAGGTTCCTTTTGTCCGATTCTGGTTCTTCATAGGTAAGATGCTATTATGGTCCCTCCAATTACCCCGTCTTATGAAGACAGGTTTATGAAGGACTTGGAAGAAAGTCATCAAGAATTGGAATATGAGATCTTAAGCAGCAAAAAACGACCCACCCAAAAGAAATGAGGATGCGAGCGTTGTTAGCATCAACAATCATACTTCAAATCAAAAGCACTTCAAAAACAGTATGTTTCATGTTAATCTTTTATGCAATTTTGTGGTCCCGAACTGAACCCAGAAAAACGTACTTATAATTGGCGTGGCAATAAAAGTTTCTTgaatcagaaaagaaaaaagaaaaaatatatattaatctccttccaaaaaaagaaaaacattccTTCCATCCACAACCCTGCCACAGATAAATCGTGACGTGTATTCTCAACCATGGCAACAGGTCGATGGTTCAACTACCATGTtaatgataatttaaaaaacaaaaaaacactaAACAAAAGGGGATCTCTAACCCTGCCACCTCTGGCGGTGGCCTTGTCCACCTACATGAGGGATGCCCGCTGGCCAGGCGAGGTGGCTGTGCTAGTGGTGCTATGGGGTGGAGGTTAttcagattattttattttatttttagcctTGGGATATAATATACAAAACTTTGGCTCAGTTATGCACATTCAATTGCAGCATGTATTCTTGAGAAGGTAACTTAGTAGCAGATTGCTTATCAAGTTAGGGGCTAAAGGTCTTAGTCATGTCGTTTTCTCTGTCTCACTGTCACAACTTCATAAGCAAGTTCTAGGTCAATACATGATGAAATAAGTTTAGACACATGAAATACTTTGATTGATTTCATAAAAATCTTTATAGTTTCATTAAGGTGTTTTAATGGTtctgtgttttgttttgtatagtgtgtgtgtgtatatatatataaatctttatagtttcattatttttcatgcctaaaaatagagagaacatTTTGCATGCTCAACTTATTCAGCTTAATATAgtatagatatatttattaaaaagaatatagtGTAGATTCACTTTAATGGTTTATACAGATTGCTAACCAATAAAAGGGAAAGACAGCAGACAGTAACATTAATAAGGTAACGAGAGACCTATCAAGTGATCTCAATGTCTGGCAGGAAAGAAAAATACAGgcttcaaacaaaaaacaaagggaACTTTGAGAAGTGTTTTCCAATGCAAACAAACCATCCTAAATCTTAGAATGGCAGTCAAGTCACTAAAAACTTGCACACAATTATAACCAAAAAACTGAGGCAAAATACTTGCTACAAATAGGTGTTCAATGCTACCCAATTCTCCACAACTCAATCCATCTCTATTCACCTACTTCAAGATGGGCACTTCACAGAACAATGACTTCGACTTCCCACGCTTCCCTCCACCACCTCCATCAGCAAAGCCGCCTAGTCCCTCAAAGTCATCACCGCCCCCACCATCTCAACCTTTTGCTCCACCACCTCATCATGTGCACCCACCACCACGGCCTTCGCCATCACCGGACAACCATCCGACAGTAATAGTCATTGTGTTCATCTCATTCGGAGGTCTTTTGTTACTTGCATTCCTCGCAGCTGCTCTCTGTTGCTACattaagaagagaaagaagaagacagTTCAAGAAACCGAACTTATTCACTTCGATGAAGAAAGGAAGGTCAAGGAGGCCATCGTTCCAGGGCCGTTTGGCTCAAAGTCTGTCTTATTGACAATTGAGGATGATGTCCATATCGATGAAATCATTAGGAAGAATGAGCAGGTTGGTGAAGGTTTGCATGACAAGTCTGCAGAGGTTATATCTGGTCCCCATGAGGAAGGAGCATCTTCTTCTAGTGTTGATCATCCCCAACTTAAACGCAAGCCTTGATGTCAAGCATTTTACATGAATAATGAATGTCCTTCATCATCCTAAGAAAGGACTTCAAGTTATGtgatacatttatttttattttgggtgtgCTCTTCAGTCTTCTCTactctaaataaaaaaagaagttgcAAGAACACCATTTCTTGgctaatgtaaaatattttaaggaactcatatattatcaaaatatgtATAATTTTGTGTGAACTTGTTATTTCTGATATGCATATATACTAATGGTTAGGATGAATATTAAGTGGGGCCAAAGGCGCATCCCAAAAGAAACAGAGGTGGGGCTAACGGCTAGTATAAGAGTGGAACGTTTATGCAAAGAAAGTTAAaagattactttttattaatgtAACGTCCGATTCCAGTACGTAActgtttgtttaaaatttttggatttatatGGATGAAAAGTCCACGTGAATTTATGAGTATTGTTGGATTGGACTAAAAGCCcaaaatttaatatttgttggcgaaaaaatataattgctaagcataattatacattaatctatgcattaatataatgtgattgatcaaaaaatagattttattgaaaatagtattaatttaaattttaagtaagaataaatcaatattaatatacagattagtactcGACTAtattgtacgtagcaaaactacagtttttgaataattttattaggTTTGCTAAGTAAGTTTAAATTGTTATGAAACTatcgaaatgagagagagagatagagcttagagaagttatgaaacttatgaatttcttaaagaattcaacgatatatataagcgtacaaaggggactatgcttgcTCAcaatgctagtactatgcattatgcatatgtcggccaactcactatgctagtattatgctagcactatgcactatgcatttgacggctaactcaaagtggtcatacaatttattttacaacaatgttattttacaacactccccctttggatgaccacatataatgaatatgcctcgttaaaaccttgccaaggaaaaaccctgtgggaaaaaaaccaatggcgaaagaaaaagagtacaatattcatgtgtaccgtaaaatgttttaagattgcctcattaaaaccttgcaaaggaaaacccagtgggataaaaccttagcgaaggaaaaagagtacaatcagtataAGTCTTCAATACATTACTCCCcttgaaaagtgcatgataaaaggtattcaagtctccgcattccaatattctgcacaatcttcttatatgttgcagttggtaatgcttttgtgaataaatctgccagattatcacttgatcgtatctgcttgattttaatttcacatttctcttgaagttcatgagtataaaagaatttaagtgaaatatgtttggttctatcatctttgatatatcctcctctaatttgagtaatacaagcagcattatcttcgtataaagttgttgggctatcattaatcactggaagaccacacttttcttgaatatgttggatcattgatcttagccaaatacattctcgacttgtttgatgaattgcaatgatctctgagtgatttgaagaggtagcagatagtgtttgtttgacagatctccatgatatagcagaatttccataagtaaatacatatccagtttgagatctacctctgtgtggatctgatagataacctgcatctgcatatccaactaattgtggacttgaaccatgttgataaaataatcccatatcaaccgtacctcgaaggtatcgaaggatatgtttaatgccattccaatatcttcgagttggtgctgaactatatcttgcaagtaaattaactgaaaatgcaatatcaggccgagtgcaatttccaagatacatcagggctccaattgcactgagataaggtatttcaggaccaagaattccttcattgtcttcacaaggacaaAATGGATCATTCTGCACattaagtgatcgaacaaccattggagtactcaggggatgagctttgtccatgtaaaagtgtttcaagactttctctgtataatttgactgatgaatgagaattccatttgacaaatgctcgagctgcaggctgagacaaaatttcgttttgccaagatccttcatttcaaattcattctttaaatatgtagcagttcttctgatctcttcaggagttccaacaagatgtagatcatcaacataaactgtaataataacaaatccggagtctgatttcttaataaaaacacatgggcatattggattattctcaaatctttctttcaatagatattcgctaaggcgtttataccacatgcgtctggattattttaactcatataaatatctttgaagcttaatagaatacatacttctggatgtacttagattagaagcttcaggcattttatatcctttagggattttcatatatatgtcatgatctaatgatccatataaatatgcagtgaccacatccatcaattgcatattcaatctttttataactgctaaactgatcaaatatttgaatgtgattgcatccataacaggagagtatgtttcctcataatcaatccccggtttctgcaggaaaccttgtgcaacaagtcgtgctttatatcgcacaatttcattgctttcattacgtttacgtataaatactcatttatatccaacgggcattacaccctttggtgtttgtataattggtccaaagacctctcgctttgctagcgagtttaattcagcttcaatagctgatttccattttggccagtcatttctacgtcgacattcttcgacagttttttgctcaatttcttcattacttctggtaatgtcaagagccattttatatgaaaatatgttgtcgacaacagttttatttctattcaaaatttctcctgtacttATGAAATGTattgagatctcgttattttcaggtacctgtccctcttcaagggaagacatttcatgaaatacctcttcaggaggttctttctcaggagatttactctcttcaggagcatcaattactcttatggcctgtgttggtatagactcttcaggagtaccaaattcattttgcattttcctcttccgaggaaatttgtccttagcaccaataggccgtccacgcttcagaCGTATCTTAGattcgcctattgctattttggcaacttgttcttcagggactgcaatccttgctggaacattaacagcaggaatatatgattttaccacacctttagtgtcagtaaatacatccggtaattggtttgcaacactttgcaaatgaataatcttttgaacctttAGATTACATTTTTTTGTatgaggatcaaattgggaaagagttttattttcccaagtaatttcctgtcatgcttcaggcaccgacttctcattacccaatgttggaaaaattgattcgtcaaaatgacaatcctcaaaacgtgccttaaacatatcccctgtaagaggctcaaggtatctgataataaatggagaatcaaacccaacatatatcccaagtctacgttgagggcccatctttgtacgttgtgaaggtgcaattggaacatatacagtacatccaaaaatacgaagatgagaaatatttggttgctgaccaaatgcaagatgtaatggtgaatatttgtaaCATGCTGATGacctaactcgaattaatgatgctgcatgaattatagcatgtccccaagcagaaataggaagatttgatttcatgagtaaaggtctagcaattagctgaagccttttaatcaatgattcagctaaaccattttgagtgtgtgtgtgggcaactggatgttcaacatctattcctattgacatgcaataattatcaaaaacttgagatgtaaattctcctgcattatccaatcgaatagttttaattggatagtcagggaattgtgctcgtagcttaattatttgtgcaagaagtttagcaaatgcaacatttctagtggaaagtagacaaacatgtgaccatcgactcgatgcatcaattaaaatcataaaatatctgaacggtccacttgatagttgaataggcccacatatatccccatgaatcctttgtaaaaaggatggagattcaaaaacaacttttgaaatagatggtttgataatcaatttaccttgagaatatgcagagcatggatattcattgggtaagataatcttctgattctttaggggatgcccatacgaattatcaattattcgtctcatcattattgattccgaatgtccaaggcgatcatgccaagtcataaatattttgggatcaatgcacttctggtgcattacaacatgtgatttaattgttctcatttctgtataatacaatccagatgagatggcagacagtttttctaatacgagcttc
This is a stretch of genomic DNA from Carya illinoinensis cultivar Pawnee chromosome 15, C.illinoinensisPawnee_v1, whole genome shotgun sequence. It encodes these proteins:
- the LOC122295777 gene encoding protein TRACHEARY ELEMENT DIFFERENTIATION-RELATED 6-like → MGTSQNNDFDFPRFPPPPPSAKPPSPSKSSPPPPSQPFAPPPHHVHPPPRPSPSPDNHPTVIVIVFISFGGLLLLAFLAAALCCYIKKRKKKTVQETELIHFDEERKVKEAIVPGPFGSKSVLLTIEDDVHIDEIIRKNEQVGEGLHDKSAEVISGPHEEGASSSSVDHPQLKRKP